In the Choloepus didactylus isolate mChoDid1 chromosome 5, mChoDid1.pri, whole genome shotgun sequence genome, one interval contains:
- the RARRES2 gene encoding retinoic acid receptor responder protein 2 isoform X2: MRPMLLPLALWLGTVGLGRAELSAAQHQGLQVALEEFHKHPPVQWAFKETSVDSAKDTPFPAGTFVRLEFKLQQTGCRKKDWKKPECKVKPNGRKRKCLACIKLDPEGKVLGRMVHCPIQTQAPQAPEEHQEAQCGRVERTGEDPHGYYFPGQFAFFKALPPH, from the exons ATGAGGCCGATGCTGCTCCCGCTCGCCCTGTGGCTGGGCACAGTGGGCTTGGGCAGGGCTGAGCTCTCTGCGGCCCAGCACCAGGGTCTGCAGGTGGCCCTGGAGGAATTCCACAAGCACCCGCCTGTGCAGTGGGCCTTCAAGGAGACCAGTGTGGACAGTGCCAAGGACACG CCATTCCCAGCTGGGACGTTTGTGAGGCTGGAATTTAAGCTCCAGCAGACAGGCTGCAGGAAGAAGGATTGGAAGAAACCCGAGTGCAAAGTCAAGCCCAATGGG AGGAAGCGGAAATGCCTGGCCTGCATCAAACTGGACCCCGAGGGTAAAGTTCTGGGCCGGATGGTCCACTGCCCCATACAGACACAGGCTCCACAG GCGCCTGAGGAGCACCAGGAGGCCCAGTGTGGCCGGGTGGAGCGGACTGGTGAGGATCCCCACGGCTACTACTTCCCTGGACAATTCGCCTTCTTCAAGGCCCTGCCCCCCCATTGA
- the RARRES2 gene encoding retinoic acid receptor responder protein 2 isoform X1 produces the protein MRPMLLPLALWLGTVGLGRAELSAAQHQGLQVALEEFHKHPPVQWAFKETSVDSAKDTPFPAGTFVRLEFKLQQTGCRKKDWKKPECKVKPNGRKRKCLACIKLDPEGKVLGRMVHCPIQTQAPQQAPEEHQEAQCGRVERTGEDPHGYYFPGQFAFFKALPPH, from the exons ATGAGGCCGATGCTGCTCCCGCTCGCCCTGTGGCTGGGCACAGTGGGCTTGGGCAGGGCTGAGCTCTCTGCGGCCCAGCACCAGGGTCTGCAGGTGGCCCTGGAGGAATTCCACAAGCACCCGCCTGTGCAGTGGGCCTTCAAGGAGACCAGTGTGGACAGTGCCAAGGACACG CCATTCCCAGCTGGGACGTTTGTGAGGCTGGAATTTAAGCTCCAGCAGACAGGCTGCAGGAAGAAGGATTGGAAGAAACCCGAGTGCAAAGTCAAGCCCAATGGG AGGAAGCGGAAATGCCTGGCCTGCATCAAACTGGACCCCGAGGGTAAAGTTCTGGGCCGGATGGTCCACTGCCCCATACAGACACAGGCTCCACAG CAGGCGCCTGAGGAGCACCAGGAGGCCCAGTGTGGCCGGGTGGAGCGGACTGGTGAGGATCCCCACGGCTACTACTTCCCTGGACAATTCGCCTTCTTCAAGGCCCTGCCCCCCCATTGA
- the LRRC61 gene encoding leucine-rich repeat-containing protein 61 — protein sequence MDPQGEKPGEGEGVRITPQLLKARTGEFALESILLLRLRSLGLTDLGCLGECLGLEWLDLSGNALTHLGPLASLRQLAVLNVSNNRLTVLDPLAACENLQSLNAAGNLLASPGQLQCLAGLRGLEYLRLRDPLARLSNPLCTSPSYWAGVRELLPGLKVIDGERVTGRGSELYQLCRDLDSSLRPSSSPGPRATEAQPWVEPGYWESWPTRSSSILEEACRQFQDTLQECWDLDLQATDSLARAEQALSPAGTSTSFIF from the coding sequence ATGGATCCTCAGggtgagaagccaggagagggtgAAGGGGTGCGCATCACACCCCAGCTGCTGAAGGCACGCACAGGCGAGTTTGCCCTGGAGTCCATCCTGCTGCTGAGGCTGCGCAGCTTGGGGCTGACAGACCTGGGCTGCCTGGGCGAGTGCTTGGGCCTAGAGTGGCTGGACCTGTCGGGCAATGCACTCACCCACCTGGGCCCCCTGGCCTCCCTGCGCCAGCTGGCTGTGCTCAACGTCTCCAACAATCGCTTGACGGTGCTGGATCCGCTGGCTGCCTGTGAGAACCTGCAGAGCCTCAACGCCGCAGGCAACCTGCTGGCCTCGCCTGGCCAGCTGCAGTGTCTGGCAGGGCTGCGGGGCCTCGAGTATCTGCGCCTCCGGGACCCTTTGGCCCGGCTCAGCAACCCCCTCTGCACCAGCCCCTCCTACTGGGCTGGGGTCCGAGAGCTGCTGCCCGGCCTGAAAGTCATTGATGGCGAGCGGGTTACCGGGCGCGGCAGCGAGCTCTACCAGCTCTGCCGAGACTTGGACAGCTCCCTGCGCCCCAGCTCCAGCCCAGGCCCCAGAGCCACAGAGGCCCAGCCCTGGGTGGAGCCAGGATACTGGGAGTCCTGGCCTACCCGGAGCAGCTCCATCCTGGAGGAGGCCTGCCGGCAGTTCCAGGACACACTGCAGGAGTGCTGGGACCTGGACCTCCAGGCCACCGACAGCCTGGCCCGGGCTGAGCAGGCCCTGAGCCCTGCAGGCACCAGCACTTCTTTCATCTTCTGA